A single genomic interval of Candidatus Sysuiplasma acidicola harbors:
- the cobA gene encoding uroporphyrinogen-III C-methyltransferase translates to MTSGRKHEEKGIVYLTGAGPGDPSLLTVRARELIASSRHIVYDALVGSAIMELFPAEAKVYNAGKRSGRHTMSQDQINNLLVELADSGADVLRLKGGDPFIFGRGAEEAEFLLAQGVRVEVVPGVSSATAGPELAGIPLTRRGVSDRVLIISARGPGGMDINWNGICEERQTTVFMMGLSMAPEISAHLIERGAPRNTPVALIFGASLPEQRTVITDLERLGREGHADSGSGPALIVVGPTVSGRIKRGDEKDESRSA, encoded by the coding sequence ATGACGTCAGGGAGAAAACATGAGGAGAAGGGTATCGTCTACCTTACCGGAGCCGGGCCCGGCGATCCATCGTTGCTCACCGTTAGGGCCAGGGAGCTGATTGCATCATCACGCCATATCGTCTACGATGCGCTCGTCGGAAGTGCCATAATGGAGCTTTTCCCGGCGGAAGCGAAAGTTTACAATGCCGGGAAGCGGAGCGGAAGGCACACAATGTCGCAGGATCAGATAAATAATCTGTTGGTTGAACTCGCCGATTCCGGTGCTGATGTGCTGAGGCTCAAGGGAGGCGATCCGTTCATCTTCGGCAGGGGAGCCGAGGAGGCGGAATTTTTGCTTGCCCAGGGAGTCAGGGTGGAAGTTGTGCCAGGAGTGAGTTCTGCGACGGCCGGTCCAGAACTGGCGGGTATACCGCTGACCAGGAGGGGTGTTTCCGACAGAGTGCTGATCATATCTGCTCGCGGACCGGGCGGTATGGACATCAACTGGAACGGCATATGTGAGGAGAGACAGACAACGGTGTTCATGATGGGTCTTTCCATGGCTCCTGAAATATCCGCCCATCTCATCGAAAGAGGCGCTCCGCGTAACACGCCGGTGGCGCTGATATTCGGGGCGTCTCTTCCGGAGCAGAGGACGGTCATAACAGATCTTGAACGACTCGGGCGTGAGGGACATGCTGACAGCGGCAGCGGGCCGGCGCTGATAGTGGTAGGACCGACGGTGTCCGGCAGGATTAAACGAGGTGATGAAAAAGATGAAAGTAGGAGTGCTTAG
- a CDS encoding uroporphyrinogen-III synthase produces the protein MKKMKVGVLRPADEWEESAAILRNAGLEPVAAPALEIRKLTPHKALLERLSGADIVIFASARAVRTFFSEGENKTGFPSVARVISIGERTHAELARHGVDSLKPAAYSSAGIVELVRTMRTEGVSVVVMRSREGSSTLMEGLRSMGFDVTEIPLYSVAYPRNDDALRTLVRDIARGGIYALPFTSAMMVRNFFRCAEMNCIMPQFLQKLADCSLWSIGPETSAVLREAGAVFTEAAVADYASIAATIASVDR, from the coding sequence ATGAAAAAGATGAAAGTAGGAGTGCTTAGACCGGCTGATGAATGGGAGGAAAGTGCGGCAATACTCAGAAACGCGGGCCTTGAACCGGTAGCGGCTCCGGCTCTTGAAATCAGAAAATTGACTCCACATAAAGCTCTGCTGGAACGATTGAGCGGGGCCGACATTGTCATCTTCGCGAGCGCCAGGGCCGTGAGAACATTCTTTTCAGAAGGTGAGAATAAAACAGGCTTTCCGTCAGTGGCCAGAGTTATCTCTATCGGCGAAAGAACACACGCCGAACTCGCCCGGCACGGAGTTGATTCGCTCAAGCCCGCTGCTTATTCTTCGGCGGGCATAGTCGAACTGGTGCGGACGATGCGCACTGAAGGAGTGTCTGTCGTCGTGATGCGCAGCCGCGAGGGCAGCTCAACGCTTATGGAGGGACTTCGAAGCATGGGTTTTGACGTTACAGAGATTCCGCTGTACAGTGTGGCATACCCGCGTAACGACGATGCACTCAGGACGCTGGTAAGAGACATAGCCAGGGGCGGCATATATGCACTGCCGTTCACCAGCGCCATGATGGTACGAAATTTTTTCAGATGTGCCGAAATGAACTGCATCATGCCGCAGTTCTTGCAGAAGCTTGCAGACTGCAGTCTCTGGTCCATAGGGCCCGAAACCTCCGCAGTGCTGCGCGAAGCTGGTGCGGTATTCACAGAAGCGGCCGTTGCCGACTACGCCTCCATTGCGGCAACAATCGCGTCGGTAGACAGATGA
- a CDS encoding fibrillarin-like rRNA/tRNA 2'-O-methyltransferase: protein MEETVSKFDGKLFTLNSSPGWKLARQQLITSNGREYREWDPYRSKLAAFLAGGGTFFPFSKHSNVLYLGASTGTTASHVADIVPSGRVCCVEISFTSYARLAEVASHHPNMIPVLADASRPEEYAAIAGDPDVLYQDIAQGNSVEIFIKNASYFRSLKSLFLVVKARSIDSAASPEHVYALARKSVNSALGVHSGMLDISAFEKDHAVIYASTGVRDAVTAV from the coding sequence ATGGAAGAAACTGTTTCAAAGTTTGACGGGAAGTTATTTACACTAAACAGCTCTCCCGGCTGGAAGCTGGCCAGACAGCAGCTCATCACATCAAATGGCCGGGAATACCGGGAATGGGATCCGTACAGGAGCAAGCTTGCCGCCTTCCTCGCAGGAGGTGGCACTTTTTTTCCGTTCAGCAAACATAGCAATGTGCTGTATCTCGGTGCCTCAACCGGCACGACGGCGAGTCACGTGGCCGATATTGTGCCCTCAGGCAGGGTATGTTGCGTCGAAATATCATTCACATCCTATGCAAGGCTGGCTGAGGTCGCCAGCCACCACCCGAATATGATTCCAGTGCTTGCCGATGCATCAAGGCCGGAAGAGTACGCGGCGATAGCAGGCGATCCGGATGTGCTCTACCAGGACATCGCACAGGGCAATAGCGTCGAAATATTCATCAAAAATGCGTCGTATTTCCGCTCACTCAAATCACTCTTTCTGGTCGTTAAAGCACGCAGCATAGACTCGGCTGCGTCGCCCGAACACGTTTATGCCCTGGCGCGTAAGAGTGTGAACAGTGCGCTTGGCGTTCATTCAGGTATGCTGGACATATCTGCCTTCGAGAAGGATCATGCGGTAATTTATGCATCCACAGGCGTTCGGGACGCCGTCACAGCCGTCTGA
- a CDS encoding inositol monophosphatase has product MEEELKRIAVKVREALLTTGLGENARDVVGKGVDGGPSYRADVVADRAAIEAIDALSLNMNILSEESPFIDRKAEQTIIIDPLDGSENMVNGIPFYAVSLAVGTKSLSGVKYGLVMNIVTGDVFYAEKGKGAFFNSKPIHVRKYDEKQSLFFIYMGANASLNSYDIARKSSRIRSLGAASLEMCYLAGGIADLFFMRCSDNNFALRIVDIAASSLILREAGGEVYDLTGNLLDMKFDIGDRKSLLAVGDKNLRRLAI; this is encoded by the coding sequence GTGGAAGAGGAACTGAAAAGGATTGCAGTAAAGGTGAGGGAAGCGCTGCTCACCACGGGATTGGGCGAAAATGCGAGGGATGTCGTTGGTAAAGGAGTTGACGGAGGACCAAGCTATCGCGCTGATGTTGTTGCAGACAGAGCGGCGATTGAGGCGATAGATGCTCTCTCCCTTAACATGAACATACTGAGTGAGGAGTCGCCGTTTATTGACAGAAAGGCGGAGCAGACGATTATCATAGATCCGCTTGACGGAAGCGAAAACATGGTCAACGGCATTCCATTCTACGCTGTTTCACTGGCCGTAGGCACTAAATCGCTCTCAGGCGTCAAGTACGGCCTGGTGATGAACATCGTCACCGGCGACGTCTTTTATGCCGAGAAGGGCAAGGGAGCGTTCTTCAACAGCAAACCGATCCATGTGAGAAAGTATGACGAAAAACAATCATTGTTTTTCATTTACATGGGCGCAAATGCGTCTTTGAACTCATACGACATAGCGAGAAAGTCGTCACGCATCAGATCACTCGGTGCTGCATCGCTTGAAATGTGCTACCTTGCGGGCGGCATCGCAGATCTGTTTTTTATGCGCTGCTCCGACAACAACTTCGCACTTCGGATTGTGGACATAGCTGCTTCATCTCTTATTCTCAGGGAGGCCGGCGGCGAAGTGTACGACCTGACAGGAAATCTGCTTGACATGAAATTTGATATTGGCGACAGGAAGAGTCTCTTGGCCGTGGGGGACAAGAACCTCAGGAGGCTCGCCATTTGA
- a CDS encoding NAD(+)/NADH kinase, whose amino-acid sequence MKFGLYANHNIPVAVEKAKELFRLLSGEMELEQSTAEAIGEKGVRLEKMKPDVLVVIGGDGTILKTLMRCDAPVLGINAGDVGFLTEVGLNGMKGAMDRITSGKYRIEEKLKLRTSVDGKRVEDAVNEAVVHTAETGKVRHFILAVDRNSVGVVKSDGVIISTPTGSTSYSLAAGGPIVDPSASVLVISPIAPYGISSRPIVAGSRSVIRLAVEGERTCRLVIDGQVEHKLSGHEVIEFSSSEHAARFVRFDYDFYRRIHTKLTG is encoded by the coding sequence TTGAAGTTCGGCCTGTATGCTAATCACAACATACCCGTAGCAGTGGAAAAGGCGAAGGAACTGTTCAGACTGCTAAGTGGTGAGATGGAACTGGAACAGTCGACTGCTGAAGCAATAGGCGAAAAGGGCGTCAGGCTGGAGAAAATGAAGCCTGATGTGCTTGTTGTCATCGGAGGTGACGGGACGATTCTAAAAACACTCATGCGCTGTGATGCACCGGTGCTAGGGATAAATGCGGGCGACGTCGGTTTCCTCACAGAAGTCGGACTGAACGGTATGAAAGGAGCCATGGATCGCATTACCTCCGGTAAGTACAGGATCGAGGAGAAGCTAAAGCTCAGAACATCGGTGGATGGGAAAAGGGTAGAGGATGCGGTGAACGAAGCCGTAGTCCATACTGCAGAGACAGGCAAAGTAAGGCATTTCATTCTGGCTGTCGACAGGAACAGCGTGGGGGTCGTGAAGTCGGACGGCGTCATCATTTCGACCCCGACCGGGTCGACATCTTACTCGCTGGCTGCCGGCGGTCCGATAGTAGACCCTTCAGCTTCGGTTCTGGTCATTTCGCCGATAGCGCCGTACGGAATATCCTCGAGACCTATTGTGGCCGGTTCGAGGTCGGTAATCAGGCTGGCTGTTGAAGGGGAAAGGACATGCAGACTGGTCATTGACGGACAGGTTGAGCACAAACTCAGCGGCCATGAAGTTATCGAATTCTCCTCTTCGGAGCATGCCGCCAGATTCGTCCGGTTTGACTATGACTTTTACAGAAGGATCCACACCAAACTGACGGGCTGA
- a CDS encoding Mov34/MPN/PAD-1 family protein → MYIRRELLDSVMEAAMHSLPNEFAAGLSARGDTIYDLVLIPSTKSNFHSATFNYHSILGDFSTVGTIHSHPSGHIIPSMPDLRLFSNVGRVHIIVGFPFAQNSWAAFDKTGSRITLTVV, encoded by the coding sequence CTGTACATAAGGAGGGAACTGCTCGATTCCGTCATGGAGGCGGCCATGCATTCACTTCCGAATGAGTTTGCTGCCGGCCTGTCTGCCCGAGGCGACACGATATACGACCTTGTGCTCATACCCAGCACGAAAAGCAACTTCCATTCCGCGACATTCAATTACCATTCCATACTGGGCGACTTTAGCACCGTCGGAACCATACATTCACACCCGTCCGGTCATATCATTCCAAGCATGCCCGATCTGCGCCTTTTCAGCAACGTCGGAAGGGTTCACATTATTGTAGGTTTCCCTTTCGCGCAGAACAGCTGGGCCGCTTTCGACAAAACAGGCAGCAGGATAACACTAACTGTTGTGTGA
- a CDS encoding glycosyltransferase family 4 protein, giving the protein MLKIAQISPYYTPHHGGVESFVRDISVELTRLGHELTVITSRNDRSLPAEEVINGVTVRRVPLLITLLRTPIPRGLHSRIMDEFDVMHAHTPPPSFAYLASRRLKRESIPSVVTYHCDSDLPSRLAGPVVRFLDRRISSSIIAGYSRIVVTTETYASTSANTWRIAPDIVPVGADTRRFFPNPEDRLRTRRRLGIDGKGIVLFVGRLVRHKGVQYLIEAMKHTGSQTRLMIAGDGEYAPRLKRAARLLSDPSKVTFIGDVPDPVLPSIYRAADVLVVPSTSRLEAFGISAIEAMASGTPVVVSDIPGVREIINDGVQGLRSEPMNPSDMASKINTILENAVLRQAMAEACIVRAREFSSRVVAERLLEIYRAVVTSHNS; this is encoded by the coding sequence GTGCTGAAGATTGCCCAGATTTCTCCTTACTACACTCCGCATCACGGAGGTGTCGAATCGTTTGTCAGGGACATATCTGTCGAACTCACAAGGCTAGGCCATGAGCTTACCGTGATTACCTCGCGCAATGATCGCTCCCTGCCTGCGGAGGAGGTGATCAATGGCGTAACGGTCAGACGAGTTCCTCTGCTGATTACGCTCCTGCGTACACCAATTCCACGCGGCTTGCATTCGCGCATTATGGATGAATTCGACGTGATGCACGCACATACACCACCTCCAAGCTTTGCTTATCTTGCCTCCCGCCGGCTGAAACGGGAAAGTATTCCATCAGTTGTCACATATCACTGCGATTCCGACCTCCCCTCGAGACTTGCTGGACCAGTTGTCAGATTCCTCGACAGGCGCATAAGCTCGAGCATCATTGCCGGCTATTCAAGGATCGTAGTCACGACGGAGACATATGCATCGACCTCGGCAAACACATGGCGCATCGCTCCGGACATAGTGCCGGTCGGAGCAGATACGAGGCGCTTCTTCCCGAATCCGGAGGACAGGTTGCGGACTCGACGCAGGCTAGGAATCGACGGGAAGGGTATCGTCCTCTTCGTCGGAAGACTCGTCAGGCACAAGGGTGTGCAGTATCTCATCGAGGCCATGAAGCACACAGGATCGCAAACCAGACTCATGATAGCAGGTGATGGCGAATATGCGCCCAGGCTCAAGAGGGCTGCCAGACTCCTTTCTGATCCCTCGAAGGTGACATTCATCGGCGACGTCCCCGATCCAGTCCTTCCGTCGATCTACAGGGCGGCCGACGTTCTCGTCGTTCCATCGACGTCAAGACTGGAGGCTTTCGGCATTTCGGCAATTGAGGCGATGGCCAGCGGTACACCGGTTGTTGTGAGCGACATACCCGGCGTCAGGGAGATCATAAATGACGGAGTGCAGGGATTGAGATCTGAACCAATGAATCCTAGTGACATGGCTTCGAAAATAAACACGATACTCGAGAACGCTGTTCTCAGGCAGGCAATGGCAGAGGCGTGCATAGTTAGGGCAAGAGAATTCTCGAGCAGGGTCGTCGCAGAACGACTCCTTGAAATTTACAGGGCTGTTGTGACATCACACAACAGTTAG
- a CDS encoding deoxyhypusine synthase yields MKRSRAEKVEDIELENCRDLKDLTEQMYRSGGFTAKKVGEAARILRRMIDDGAYIFLSFPADIVSTGTRGVLRYLVRERLVSAIVTTCGTLDHDLARSWKSYYHGDFLMDDAKLRKEGVNRLGNILIPDGSYGVVLERKMRPFLSRLYREGKKRISTAELCDELGAYVDDERSILYWAHRNRIPVFVPGITDGAVGSQLWLFWQEHKDFTIDLLKDEHALSDIVYTASRTGALMIGGGISKHHTIWWNQFRGGLDYVVYLTTAQEYDGSLSGAPVREAISWGKVRPGARHVTVEGDATITLPLIVGSCIASKKA; encoded by the coding sequence ATGAAACGTTCCCGTGCGGAAAAAGTGGAAGACATAGAACTCGAAAACTGCCGAGACCTGAAAGATCTGACAGAGCAGATGTACAGGTCCGGCGGTTTCACAGCGAAGAAAGTCGGCGAAGCGGCCAGAATACTCCGCCGGATGATCGACGATGGTGCGTATATCTTTCTTTCCTTTCCCGCAGATATTGTATCCACGGGTACAAGAGGGGTGCTAAGATATCTTGTCAGGGAACGCCTCGTGTCAGCCATAGTGACAACCTGCGGCACGCTTGACCACGACTTGGCAAGAAGCTGGAAGAGTTACTACCACGGCGATTTCCTCATGGACGACGCCAAACTGAGGAAGGAAGGAGTTAACAGGCTCGGAAACATACTGATTCCGGACGGCAGTTACGGCGTCGTTCTTGAAAGAAAGATGCGCCCGTTCCTTTCCCGGCTGTATCGCGAGGGAAAGAAGAGAATATCCACTGCAGAACTCTGTGATGAACTCGGCGCCTATGTCGACGACGAGCGGAGCATACTCTACTGGGCTCACAGGAACCGCATACCTGTTTTTGTGCCTGGCATAACCGACGGTGCTGTCGGTTCTCAGCTCTGGCTCTTCTGGCAGGAGCACAAAGATTTCACCATCGATTTGCTCAAGGATGAACACGCACTGTCAGACATAGTCTACACGGCATCCAGGACTGGCGCACTTATGATCGGTGGAGGCATATCCAAGCACCACACGATATGGTGGAACCAGTTCAGGGGAGGGCTGGACTATGTCGTTTATCTCACTACGGCTCAGGAGTACGATGGCAGCCTTTCGGGTGCACCGGTGAGGGAAGCCATTTCATGGGGAAAGGTAAGGCCGGGTGCAAGACACGTCACTGTGGAGGGCGATGCGACCATTACACTGCCGCTCATTGTCGGTTCATGCATTGCATCGAAGAAGGCGTGA
- a CDS encoding DUF2116 family Zn-ribbon domain-containing protein, translated as MALEATFCSDECNNSFKNGLRRKKRQLYLYYIMVIALLFLALAYVGKL; from the coding sequence GTGGCACTTGAAGCCACGTTCTGCTCTGACGAATGCAACAACAGTTTCAAAAACGGACTCAGAAGAAAGAAGAGACAACTCTACCTCTATTACATCATGGTTATTGCACTGCTGTTCCTGGCGCTGGCCTACGTTGGTAAGTTATGA